In one Amyelois transitella isolate CPQ chromosome 22, ilAmyTran1.1, whole genome shotgun sequence genomic region, the following are encoded:
- the LOC106129890 gene encoding uncharacterized protein LOC106129890, producing the protein MIALEHEQSMPKEERVPKAEPTTSHPRTLTRSSAVSQKSVEIMVHPEGSNNPLHRSKLAPSRSTSESQTSGKKMLNLRKTKNSSIESTMSLPNQKSLEKKHGSLRHQKSIGAHSDITLSTQPSITDDRKALREALYQGIFHRHRRTIFAVGSFLRMLRSKTSNYDSIRSDSDEI; encoded by the coding sequence atGATTGCGTTGGAGCATGAACAGAGTATGCCTAAAGAGGAGCGGGTGCCTAAAGCGGAACCCACGACGTCACATCCCAGGACGCTGACGCGGTCTAGCGCTGTCAGCCAGAAATCCGTCGAGATCATGGTCCACCCGGAAGGTTCTAACAATCCGTTGCACAGGTCCAAGCTGGCGCCGTCAAGATCGACATCCGAATCGCAGACGTCCGGAAAGAAAATGCTAAATTTGAGGAAAACTAAAAATTCGTCCATAGAATCAACGATGAGCTTGCCGAACCAAAAGTCTCTGGAGAAGAAGCATGGTAGTTTGCGGCATCAGAAATCAATCGGGGCTCATTCCGACATCACGCTTAGCACGCAGCCTTCTATAACTGATGACAGGAAGGCATTGAGAGAAGCTTTATACCAGGGTATATTTCATAGGCACAGAAGAACCATATTCGCAGTGGGGTCTTTTCTTAGAATGCTTAGGAGCAAAACGTCGAATTATGACTCAATAAGGTCAGATTCAGACGAGATTTAG
- the LOC132903208 gene encoding uncharacterized protein LOC132903208 — MKYADNPKPRHSTSKPQSHNLCNSKRIDCNKTKSLYPSKQVSDNQRPCQTVCGKGTENKLLLQISEAREVSDFERILNSNAILSERARDNVWRSCLERKPSASVAPRPHSSYSLHTVSQTYHYLFKQHEESLQPLIDTYRRANAEQPCPPSSFLGNWYDNLKTLSEFYEDDEVLQEELEIINDRIIAEEVKTVEESQQSGKNKNFNVNLADLIGLHVTGENCAFLPNRDDTPEIDKGGEDEKEWLAPIMSANPDDQQDKDTNVDCLAQNLQSVNIDSDAKVPTITFSNCCDNCVTGELSANPDVVIHLTVPSANSIDESRPPMM, encoded by the coding sequence atgaagtatgcagataaTCCGAAACCTAGGCATTCAACCTCCAAACCTCAAAGTCATAACTTATGCAATAGCAAACGAATCGATTGTAACAAGACTAAGTCTCTTTATCCTTCTAAACAGGTCAGCGACAACCAGAGGCCGTGTCAAACTGTCTGCGGGAAAGGGACGGAGAACAAACTGCTATTGCAGATCAGCGAAGCCAGAGAAGTGTCGGACTTTGAAAGGATTCTTAATTCTAATGCAATACTAAGTGAACGCGCGCGCGACAACGTATGGCGTAGCTGTCTCGAACGTAAACCGTCGGCATCTGTCGCACCTCGTCCTCACTCCTCCTACTCGCTTCATACCGTCAGCCAGACTTACCATTACCTATTTAAACAGCATGAAGAGTCGCTACAGCCATTGATTGACACCTACCGCCGAGCAAACGCCGAGCAGCCCTGCCCTCCTAGCAGCTTTCTAGGCAACTGGTacgataatttaaaaactttatccGAATTTTATGAAGACGACGAAGTTCTGCAAGAGGAACTTGAAATAATCAATGATCGGATAATAGCTGAAGAAGTAAAGACTGTAGAAGAATCGCAACAGTCgggcaaaaacaaaaacttcaaTGTTAACTTGGCGGATCTGATCGGACTTCATGTGACCGGAGAAAATTGTGCGTTTTTACCGAACCGCGATGATACACCAGAAATAGATAAAGGAGGGGAGGACGAGAAGGAATGGCTTGCACCGATTATGAGCGCAAATCCCGATGACCAACAAGATAAGGACACTAATGTGGATTGTTTAGCACAAAACCTGCAATCTGTGAATATCGATAGTGATGCGAAGGTGCCGACGATAACATTCAGCAATTGTTGTGACAATTGCGTCACCGGCGAGCTGTCGGCCAATCCCGACGTTGTTATTCATTTGACCGTGCCCTCCGCGAACAGCATTGATGAGTCCAGACCGCCTATGATGTGA